Genomic window (Leisingera methylohalidivorans DSM 14336):
CAGCGGTTCCGCCTTGGTGCGCATCAGGCCCAGGTCGGTGCCGCAATGCGGTTCGGTCAGATTCATGGTGCCGGTCCATTGGCAGCTGACCATCTTGGGCAGATAGGTGGCCTTCTGCTGATCGGTGCCATGCGCCAGGATCGCCGAAGCAGCCCCGTGGGTCAGCCCCTGGTACATGGTGAAGGCCTGGTTTGCGGACGAGAAGAACTCGCCCACTGCGGTGCCCATGACATACGGCATGTTCTGGCCGCCGAACTCCTCCGGCATGTCCAGCCCGGTCCAGCCGCCCTGCTTGACCTGTTCAAAGGCCTCCTTGAACCCCTTGGGGGTGTAGACCACGCCGTTTTCCAGGCGGCAGCCCTCTGCATCGCCCACCACGTTCAGCGGGTGCAGAACCGCACTGGCGATCTTGCCAGCTTCCTCCAGCACCGCGCCGGTGAACTCCGGCTCCAGTTCGCTGTATCCGGGGATGTCGCTGCCGGACACCTTCAATACGTCATGCAGGATAAACTGGGCGTCTTTTGCGGGGGCTGTATAGGAAGGCATTGCGGTCCTCTTCGGGGGGCTTGTTGCTTGGGGTCGATGCCGGGCAGGCCGGCGGGATAGGGCGGGGCGGCTGCCTATTCGGCGGCCTCCTGCTTGGCCCGCATCGAGGCGATCATCTTTTCGCCCCAGGCCAGCTGGTCTTTCAGGTCCTCGATCGCCTCGGTCAGCTCTTCGCGCTGGCGCTCCATATCGGCAAGCCGCTCGCGGCCGACCTCATAGGTCTTGGTCAGCTGGGTCACCTGCTGGTCGCCGACATGGTACAGATCCAGCAGCTGGCGGATTTCCTCCAGGCTGAACCCGAACCGTTTGCCGCGCAGGATCAGCTTCAGCCGGGCGCGGTCGCGTTTGGTGAACAGCCGCTTCTGGCCGTCGCGGATCGGGAACAGCAGTTCCTTGGCTTCGTAGAACCGGAGCGTGCGGGGAGTTACGTCATAAGCCTCGCACATCTCGCGGATGGTCATGGTTTTCTCTGTCATCATCGTCACTCTTACGGCTTGGTGCAGGACCAAGCTGGCCGCAGCCGGGTTTTCGATCAAGACTGACTTTACGTTTACGTAAGTTATACGTTACGTCATTTTCCGGGGCGTGAATGGTTCGCAAAACGAACAAAAAATGACGCAACGTTTTGACTTGGAGGGCGCGCAGACCGGGGCCGAAGCGTATCCAAGGCGCGGCTATGGCAGAACCCAACAGTCCGGACTTAAGGCGAAACCGCCGCGCCAGCGCTTGCCAATCGGCTGGCGTTTCGGCGACGCGCCAGCAAATTCAAGAAGCCGGGTTTGTTGGCCGGAATGAAGTGGAAAACGCGCGCGTCCGGCGCCACCCCGCGGGAGGCGCTTGCCCGGCTGATTGACACAGGGCGGATCCGGGATTGGTCTTGGAAAGGCGGGGAGCAGGCTTACTTCACCAGGGCCCGGGTGCTTTCACGCAGTTCGCTCAGCTCTTCAATGGCCTCATTGATCTGCTCGCGCTGCTTGTCCAGCTCCAAAAGCTGGCGGTCGGCCATTTCCATGAATGCACGGTTTTGGGCGTCGTTGCCCTCTTTTTCATAGATCAGCAGCCATTGGCGTATTTCTTCCAGCTGGAAGCCGAACTTGCGTCCGCGCAGGATCAGCTTCATCCGCGCCCGCTCCCGCGCACCATAAAATCGCGACCGGCCTTCGCGGTCGGGATGCAGCAATTCGATGTATTCATAATAGCGCAGCGTCCGCGGTGTGACCTCGAACTCGGCGCACATTTCCTTGAATGACAATCTGTTGTCGGTCATCCGCCATCTCCCTTGCCGGGAACCTATGCACTTGCAGCGAACAGTGCAACCACCGCGGCGGCACACTTGCGCTTTTTCCGGGCCGGGGCCAAAGATGGGGGGAGACATTTCAAAGGGACAGCACCATGGCCGACAAGACCGACCTCGCGCGCCAGTTCATCGAAGCCATCCCCCATGCCAAGCAACTGGGCATGAAGCTGACAGAGATCGGCGACGGCACTGCCGAAATCCGCATGGCTTACGACGAGAAGCTGGTCGGCGATCCGGCAACCGGTGTCATCCATGGCGGCGCAGTTTCAGCGCTGATGGACACTTGCTGCGGCGCAGCGGTGATGAGCCACCCCTCGGCCCCCGGCGGCACCGCCACCATCGATCTGCGCATCGACTACATGCGCCCGGCGTCTCCGGGCCAGACGATCACCACCCGCGCCACCTGCCATCAGATCACCCGCAGCGTTGCCTTTGTCCGCGCGGTCGCGATGGACGAGGATACAGACCGCCCCGTCGCCACAGCCTCCGGCGCCTTCACCGTGGAGAAAAAGTTTTGAGCCGCCCCCGTCCTGAACCCATCCAGGTGGTCAAGCAGCGCCGCGATGCAGCCCTCTCGGCGCTGGTGGATTCGGTGCCCTACATCCGCTTCCTGAACGTCACTTTCGAACGCCGCGGCGATGAGCTGACCGCGCAGCTGAATTTCGACGACAAGCTGATCGGCAACCCGTTCCTGCCCGCGATCCACGGCGGCGTCACCGCGGCCTTCCTGGAAATCACCGCGATGATCACCCTCAACTGGTCGCATCTCTGGCAGCGTATCGAATCCGGCGATCTGGACCCGGCGGAAATGGCCAAGGGCAATCTGCCGCGCCAGCCCAAGACCATCGACTTTACCGTCGACTACCTGCGCTCCGGCCTGCCGCGCGACGCCTATGCGCGGGCGCGGGTGAACCGCTCGGGCCGCCGCTATGCCTCGGTGCATGTGGAGGCCTGGCAGGACCACAAAGACAAGCTGTTTGCCCAGGCCACCGGCCATTTCCTGATGCCGCAGGACCAGAACGGCGAAGGCTGACACGCGATGACCGGCGGGCCCACCGAAATCACCCATAAACGGGTGCTGACGATCGCTTTGCCGATTGTGCTGTCGAATGCGACGGTGCCGATCCTGGGCGCGGTGGACACCGGCGTGGTCGGCCAGATGGGCGAGGCCGCACCCATTGGCGCCGTTGGCATCGGCGCGGTGATCCTGGCGACGATCTACTGGCTCTTCGGCTTCCTGCGGATGGGCACCACCGGGCTGGCGGCACAGGCGCGCGGCGCCGGGGACTGGGCCGAGACAGGCGCGCTCCTGATGCGCGGGCTGCTTCTGGCCTTTGCCGCGGGAACCCTGTTCATCATTGCCCAAGCCGCAGTATTCTGGGGCGCCTTCGCACTTGCCCCGGCCAGTGCCGAGGTCGAAAGCCTGGCCCGTGACTACCTGGAAATCCGCATCTGGGGCGCGCCTGCCACAATTGCGCTCTATGCCGTCACCGGATGGCTGATCGCGGTGGAGCGCACCCGCGGCGTGTTCCTGCTGCAGGTCTGGATGAATGGTCTGAACATCGTCCTGGACCTGTGGTTCGTGCTAGTCCTCGGCTGGGGTGTCGAAGGTGTTGCCATCGCCACGCTGATTGCCGAATGGACCGGGCTGGTGCTGGGGCTATACCTGTGCCGCGATGCCTTTGCCGGCGATCAATGGCGTGACTGGGCACGGGTGTTCGATCCGGCGCGGCTGAAACGGATGCTGCAGGTCAACGGCGACATCATGGTGCGCTCGGTGCTGCTGACCGGTTCATTCACCACCTTTCTGTTCATCGGTTCCGGCGTCGGCGACGTGAACCTCGCCGCCAATCAGATCCTGCTGCAGTTTGTCGAAATCACCGCCTTTGCGCTGGACGGCTTTGCCTTCTCAGCCGAGGCGCTGGTCGGCGGGGCCATCGGCGCCAAGGCCCGCCAAAGAGTGCGCCGCGCGTCAATCGTCACTGCGCAATGGGGCGTGGGCGGAGCGGTGCTGCTGGGCATTGCCTTTGCCGCGGGCGGCCCCGCATTGATCGACCTGATGTCGACCTCCCCCGAGGTCCGCGAGGCAGGGCGGGTGTTCCTGATCTGGGCCGTGGCGATGCCTGTGCTGAGCGTCGCAAGCTGGATGTTCGACGGCATCTATATCGGCGCCACCTGGACCCGCGACATGCGGTGGGCGATGCTGCAATCGGTGGCGGCCTATGTGGCGGCACTGCTGCTGCTGGTGCCGGCGTTTGGCAACCACGGCCTGTGGGCGTCGTTGCTGGTGCTGAACATTGCCCGCGGTGTGACGCTGGCCCTGCGCTATCCGCGGCTGGAGGCGCAGGTCGGCGCCTGACACCATCGCCTTCTGTTAAAGCAGCGCTTCAATCGCCTCGGTCGGGCGGCCGATCACCGCCTTGCCGCCTTTAATGGCAATCGGGCGCTCGATCAGGATCGGATGCGCGGCCATGGCGGCCAGCAGATCCTCCTCCGGGCTGTCCTTCGCAAGGCCCAGCTCCTTGAACACCTTTTCACCGGTCCGCATCATTTCCACCACCGGGACGGCAAGCGCGGCCTGCACGGCCTTCAGTTCTTCGACCGAAGGGGCATCCTCCAGATAAATCCGCGTCTGAACTTGCACGCCGCGTTCTTCGATCAGCGCCAGCCCTGCGCGGGATTTTGAGCATTTGGGATAATGCCAATAGGTGATCACAGCCAATCCTTCCGTTTTGTTCCAACCGCCTGCGCGACGTTGTCAAATCCGTCCCGTGCCAGCAACCCGTCCAGTCCGCGGGCAATATCACCGGCCAGCGACAGCCCGCCATAGACCATCGCCGTATAGAACTGCACGGCGCAGGCCCCGGCGCAGATCTTGGCATAGGCCTGCTCGGCTGTGCTGATGCCGCCAACGCCCACCAGCGGCACCTTGCCGTCCAGCAGTTCCGACAGCTGCGCCAGCACGCGGGTGGATTTCTCAAACAGAGGCGCTCCGGACAGCCCGCCGGCCTCGCCTTTGTGCACGCTTTGCAAACCATCGCGCGACAGGGTGGTGTTGGTGGCGATCACCGCATCAATGCCGCTTTCAACGGCGACGGCAGCGATGTCTTCAATCCCCTCGCGGTCCAGATCCGGGGCGATCTTCAGGAACACCGGCACCCGGCGGCTCAGGCCGTCACGGGTTTCAACAACCCCGGCCAAGAGCGCCGACAGGGCCGCCTTGCCCTGCAAGTCGCGCAGTTTCTCGGTGTTGGGGGAGGACACATTGACCGTCGCAAAATCCAGATGCGCACCGCAATGGGCCAGCACCTTGGCAAAATCCGCGGCGCGATCCTCGCTGTCCTTGTTGGCGCCAAGATTCAGCCCGATGACGGCATCCCGCGGACGCTGCGCCAGCCGGGCGCCGATTGCCTCCATGCCCTCGTTGTTGAAGCCGAAACGGTTGATCGCGGCTTTGTCCTCGGTCAGGCGGAATAAGCGCGGCTTGGGGTTGCCAGGCTGCGGGCGCGGGGTGGCGGCGCCAACCTCGATGAAGCCGAAACCGGATTTCGCCAGCGGCGTCAATGCCTCGGCGTTCTTGTCATAGCCCGCCGCGAGGCCGACGGGGTTCGGCAGATCAATCCCCGCCAAAGAGGTTTTCAAACGGGCAGAAGTCACCGGGCCGGGCGCAGGCGCCAGCCCCAGGGTCAGCGCCTTGACGGACAGGCCATGGGCGGTCTCCGGATCAACCTTGTGCATGGCGGCCAGCGCCAGTTTCTCGGTCAGCTTCACGCCATTTCCTCCGGGAACTGATGCACGCCATCGGCCAGCGGCAGCGGCTTGGCCCAGACCACATCCGCCATGCGGATGTTGCGGAACAGATGCGGGAACCTGGCGCCGCCGCGGGAGACCTCCCATTTCAGGTCATCGCCCATGGCCTCTGCATCACAGGCCAGCAGGGTCAGCCCCTCGGCGTCGGCAAAATGCCTGGCCGCGGTCTCTGCCGCCTGGGTTGCAGTGGAAAAATGGACATAGCCGTCTGCCACATCAATCGGCGCGCCCCGGGTTTCGCCCTGGGCCTGCAGTGCGGCCCATTCGTCCGCCCGGAAAATCTTGTAAATCAGCATGCAGGCCTGATGCCCTGCGATTGCGGATGAATCAAGGGGGATTGGCGTTCGCAAGGCGCGGCGCCACCGGGATTGCTGACGCGAGGAGATGCACAAGCCCTGCTTTTCCCCTTTGACGGAGCCAGGCTTTGGGCGCAGGCTCTTTCCAAAACAGAACACGGGAGCGCCCCTAATGATTGCACGGATTCTCACATCGGTTGCAGCCTTGGTCCTGGCCGCCGGCGCGGCGGCGGCAGACTACAGGCTGACCATCCTGCACACCAACGATTTTCATTCCCGGTTCGAGCCGATCAGCAAATACGACAGCACCTGCGATGCCGAGGATCAGGCCGAGGGCAAATGTTTCGGCGGCACCGCGCGGCTGCTGACGGCGATTGCCGAAGCGCGTGCGCGGGCAGAGAACACGATCCTGGTGGATGGCGGCGACCAGTTTCAGGGCTCGCTGTTCTACACCTATTACAAGGGCAAGGCCGCGGCCGAGTTCATGAACCAGCTCGGCTATGACGGCATGACTGTCGGCAATCATGAGTTCGACGACGGCCCCGAAGTGCTGCGCGGCTTCATGGACGCGGTGGGCTTTCCGGTGCTGATGTCCAATGCCGATGTCTCGGCCGAGCCGGCGCTGGCGGAGGTGCTGAAAAAATCCACGGTGATCGAGCGCGGCGGCGAAAAGATCGGCCTGATTGGCCTGACACCGGAGGACACCCACGAGCTGGCCAGCCCCGGCAGGAACATCACATTTTCCGATCCGGTGGCAGCTGTGCAGGCCGAGGCGGACCGGCTGAGCGCAAAAGGGGTGACCAAGATCGTGGTGCTGAGCCATTCCGGTTACGGCGTCGACCAGCGGGTCGCGGCGGAAACCACCGGCGTTGACGTGATCGTTGGCGGCCACAGCAACACCTATCTGTCCAATATCTCGGATAAGGCGGCGGGGCCGTACCCAACCGTGGTGAACGGGGTGCAGATCGTGCAGGCCTATGCCTATGGAAAGTTTCTGGGGGAGCTGAACTTGACCTTTGACGACGCGGGCAACGTGATCCGTGCCGAGGGCGAGCCGCTGATCATGGATGCAGCCGTCGCCGAGGACACGGCCACTTTGGACCGCATTGCTGAACTGGCCAAGCCGCTGGATGAGATCCGCAACAAGGTGGTGGCGGAAATCGCCGCACCGGTTGAGGGCAGCCGGGACGTCTGCCGGGTGCAGGAATGCCAGATGGGCAATCTGGTGGCCGACGCGATGCTGGACCGCGTGCAGGATCAGGGCGTGACAATTGCCATTGCCAATTCCGGCGGGATCCGCGCCAGCCTGGATGCCGGCCCCGTCACCATGGGCGAGGTGCTGACCATTCTGCCGTTCCAGAATACGCTGTCGACCTTTGAGATCACCGGTAAAACTCTGGTGCAAGCGCTGGAGAACGGGGTCAGCCAGGTGGAAGACGTCAAGGGCCGCTTTCCGCAGGTTGCAGGCCTCACCTTCAGCTGGGACGCCTCAGCGGCGCCGAACGCAGGGCGTATCACCCAAGTGATGGTGGCAGAGGGCGGGGGCTTTGCGCCGATCGATCCGGCCAAGACGTACCTTGTGGTCACCAATGACTATGTCCGCAACGGCGGTGACGGCTATGCGATGTTCGAGGGCGGCGATAAAAACGCCTATGACTTCGGTCCGGATCTGGCCGATGTGCTGGCAGGATATCTGGCGGCGCAAGGCCCCTATACCCCTTATACGGACGGGCGGATCACTCAGGTGAAATAGAGGAACTGAAATGGGTCCGCTTCGGTCCCAATGTTTCGCGCGCGAAACATTGGGGCAGGATTGCTTACATATTTTGTTTATTGAATGTTAACCTGTCCGGCTGTCTGCGGGGCGGGCAACCGGGGCGTCGTGCCTTGACGCAGACGTGCGTATCGGTTACTTAACGTAAGTGTTAATTAGTGAAGCTAGAGAGGCGGCCTGATGAAACTTCATGTATTCCCCCCGTCCCCAAACTCCCGCAAAGTTCTGGTTGTAAACAGTCTTTTGGGCTTGGATCTGCCGGTCCGGACCGTGGACCTGCAAGCCGGCGAACAATTTCAGGAAGCATTTTCGAAGCTGAACCCAAATGCCAAGGTGCCGGTGCTGGAGGAGGACGACGGGTCTTCGCTGTGGGAATCCAACGCCATCATCAACCGTCTGTGCACCGACCGGGACACGCCGCTGTGGCCGCGATCGAACCAGCGCTATGACATCATGCGCTGGCAGTTCTGGGAGGGCTGCCATTGGACGCCGGCCTGCAGCAAATTCATCTCGCGCCACCTCTTCGGGCGGGAGGATATCGACATCGAGGCCGCGGCGGAGGACTTCCACAAATACGCCAAGGTGCTGGACGGTCATCTGGACGGGCGCGACTGGCTGTCGGGGGAGACGATGACCACGGCGGATATCTCGGTTGCGGCGATCCTGTGCTACCGCGAGCCCTGCCGATACCCGGTTGAGGGCTACAGCAATATCCTGCGATGGATAGCCGGGATTGAGCGGCTGGAGGCCTGGCAAACAGTCAATCCGGCCCCGCAGGCGGCGGAGTAGAGTCGCAACTGCCCTAGATATGTAGTCTCTGCTTGGCCTTAAGGTTGGGCGGAGCAATGGCAAAAGGGTTTCACCCGCTGCGCAGCCGTGGCAAAATGCGGACTATGGACCACCCGCTGATCGACCTTATCAACGCCCGGATCGAAGCCGCCGAAAAGGACGGCGCCTTTGACAATCTGGCGGGCGCCGGCAAGCCGCTGCCGGACTGCGGCGACCCGGAAAACGCACTGATCAACCGGCTGGTGCGGGAAAGCGGCGGGGTGCCGGAGTTCGTCAGCCTGTCGCGCGAGTTGCAGCGCCTGCGGGCCGAACTGCGCGAGACCGGCGACCGCAGCCGCCGGCTGGAGATCCTGAAAGACATGTCGATGATGGATGCGCGCATTGAACTGGCGCGCAAATCCTACACGAAGTAGTTCGAACTACCCTTTGATTTCAGACCAGACTTCTGGATCCAGACCATCGATAAATGGCGCCAGTACATCGGCGTATTTCTCCCACTTGCCGACCGAACGGCTATGCGCTGCCTGCCTGACCTGCGTGTTGGACAGTGTCAGAACCTGGCCCTTGTGGCGTTCCGGGTGGGCCATGTCCGCGACCCAGTCCAGCCCGCAGAACTCCGCCAGTTTGCGGCTTTCGCTTTCGATGTCAGACACCAGGCTCTCATAACGCAGATCGTGGATCCGGCCCGGCATCACCTGGCGCCAATGCCGCATCAGACGGCCATAGAGGTTGAAGCGGTGCGCCATTGCCTTCAAGTCATAGGCATAGGTGAGCGAACTGCCGGAGAAATAACCGCGCCAGATCGACAGCGCCACGTCGCGCGGATCGCGGCACAGATGCACAAACCGGGCATTGGGATAGGCGGTCAGCAAGTGGCCCAGCAGGCGGTAATTGTCCGGCATCTTGTCAACATAGGCCGCGGTGCCCGCGGGCATTTCAGGCAGCCGGCTGATGTCCTCAGCCGCGAAGTTCCGGGCGGCTGAGGGGGTAAACTCCTGATCCTTGTCCAGGTATGGGTGCAGCAGGAAGGCAGGCACGCCGCGTTCGCCCAGAGGGAAGACTTCGGGGTGCAGGCCGATCACCGTTTCGGTGAGTGTGGTGCCGGAGCGCGGCATCCCCACCACATAGATAGGGCGCGGGCCGTCCGGGGCAGTGTCAGCCGGGCGGATGACCTCCGGGAAAGCCGCCATGATGCGGCTGAACTGGCGTTCGCTGTCCTCGTAATCATAGGGGTTCTGCGCCGCCATACAGGCGTTGGCCTCGTCGTTATGAGCCGCAAAGGCGTGTTTGTCGCCGGACTGGTCGGAGATCCGCGCCAGCGCAAAGCTGACATTGGCCCGGTCCAGCGAGCGCGGCGGGGCGGCTTTCAGCGCCTTTTGCGCCACCGGCAGCAGTTCTGCGTTCTGTTCACGGCTGTTGAGCCGGGCCAGCATCTCCAGCACCTGGCTGTCCTTGGGGTCCAGATCCAATATCGCCAGGCATTGGGCGCGGGCGGCTTCAGTCTCGCCATTGGAGATCAGCTGGCTGGCCAGCCGCCGCCGCGCTTCCAGGTTATCGGGCGCCAGGGCAACGGCCTTATGCGCGGCTTCGGTGGCTTCGTCCTGACGCATGAGGCGGGCCAGCGGCAGGCTGATATTGGTCAGCGCGTCCACGTCATCAGGGTTCAGGCGCAGGGTGGCCTGATAGTCTTCCAGCGCCGCTTTTTCATCGCCCAGGTTCTTCCACGCCATCGCCCGCAACCGCAGCATCCGCGGTTGCTTGCCATCGCGGGCAAGGGCGCCGCTTGCAGTCGCGATGGCTGCCTCGGGATCATTCTGCACCAGCTGCGCCTGTGCCTTCAGGTACAGTGCGCCCTGATCCGCGGGCAGATCGGCCAGCACCCGGTCCAGCAGTTTCATCGCGGTCTCGCCCTGCTGCAGGAACAAAAGCGTCTGCGCCAGGTTCTTGCGGGCATCATGAAACCCGGGCGCCAGAGCCAGCGCCTTTTTGAAATGCGGCACCGCCTCGCGGTGTTTGCCGAGACCGGACAGGGAGATCCCGGCAATGTTGGGAAAATCCGGCTGGCTCTTGTGCCGCTTCATCCCGGCCTTGGACTGTTTCAGCGCCTGTTTGAACCTGCCCTGATTGAGAAAGCCGAACGCTGCCTGGAGGTCGTTCTGAAGGGTCATGTGGCCTATCCGTCTCTTAATGTCAGGGCAGCTGTTTCCCGGATGTGCGCAGGCTCTTTGCGCGGGGGCAGTCCTGGTTTAGAAAATCAGCATGTGCGGACGATTTGCCATAACCCTGCCCACGGATGCAATGGCGCAGCTGTTTGCGGCGCAGCCTGCGAACAATCTCCCCAGGGTGCCCGACTTCAATGTCTGCCCGACCAGCCTGGTGCATGCGGTGCAGGCAGGCGAAGCCGGGCGGCAGCTGGTTGCCATGCGCTGGGGGTTCCTGCCGCATTGGTACAAGTCTGAAACCGCCGGGCCGCTGCTGATCAACGCGCGCGCAGAGACGATTGCGGAGAAGCCCGCATTTGCCGCAGCCTGCCGCGAACGGCGCTGCCTGATCCCGGCCACGGGGTTCTATGAATGGACCAAAACCGCCGGCGGCGCCCGGCTGCCCTGGTACATCCACCGCAGCGACGCAGCCCCTTTGGCCTTTGCCGCAATCTGGCAGAGCTGGGGAGCGGAACACCCGGTCAAGACCTGCGCCATTGTCACCACGGCGGCAAATGAGGCGCTGTCGTCCATTCACCACCGGATGCCGTTGATTCTGGAGCCGCAGGACTGGGGCGGATGGCTGGGCGAAGAAGGGCCGGGTGCTGCGCGGCTGATGCAGCCGGGGGCGGCGGGCATCCTGGATTTCCACCGGGTGGATCCGGCGGTGAATTCCAACCGGGCCGAAGGGCCGGAGCTGATTGAACCGCTGGAGGACAGCGGCATCCCGCGCGGCCGGCTGATCTGAGGCTACCCGGCGGCCTCGCGCGGCGGCAGGTCGCGCTGCGGCGCGCGGCTGAGGCCGTTGGCGGCGATGGCGGCCTTTTGCAGCAGGGCCACAAAGGTTTCCTGTTCTGTCTCCGTAAGGCCCGTCAGGATACCCGGCTGGGCGGCGCGTACAACCGGCAGAAGCCGTTTAAGCAATGCGTCGCCTGCGCCGGTCAGGCTGACCTCGCGCGCGCGCCGGTCCGCCTTGCAGATCCTGCGTGCCACCAGACCCTTTTCCACCAGCCGGTCGACCACCTTGCCCAGGGTGGCCCGGTCATAGGCAATCAGCCCCGCAACCGAGGCCTGGTCGATGCCGGGGTGGCGGTGGATTGCGGCCATGGCGGAAAACTGCACCGGGGTAAGGTCGGTGCCTTCCTCGGCCATCCGGTCCATGAACTGGGCCACGGAGACCTGGTGCAGCCGCCGGATCAGGTGCCCGGGCAGGGTGTGAATGTCCAAAGGGTCGCTGTCCATGGCCTTCTGGTCCTTGCCGTTCTTCTGGTGCCGTTCTGCGGCTGCCGGCTGTCTGTCTGCGGGGCTGGCCGCCGTGACTGCCTTACTGCCCCGTGCGCAGTGCGCGCAAGTTTTATTGCCGCAGCTGCGGCAATTGCGGCTTTTCCTTGCCCAAGGGGCGCGGTAGAGCAGGGGTATGGCACTGAAATTCACCTCTCTGCAAGACTTCTATGCCCATGGCTATGACACCGTGATTGATGTGCGCAGCCCGGCGGAATATGCCGAGGACCGCGTGCCGGGCGCCATCAGCCTGCCGGTGCTGGATAACGCCGAGCGGGCAGAGGTAGGCACCATCTATGTGCAGGACAGCCCTTTCAAGGCGCGCAAGCTGGGCGCGGCGCTGGTGTTCCGCAATGCCGCAAACCACATCGAGCAGCGCC
Coding sequences:
- a CDS encoding tetratricopeptide repeat-containing sulfotransferase family protein; the protein is MTLQNDLQAAFGFLNQGRFKQALKQSKAGMKRHKSQPDFPNIAGISLSGLGKHREAVPHFKKALALAPGFHDARKNLAQTLLFLQQGETAMKLLDRVLADLPADQGALYLKAQAQLVQNDPEAAIATASGALARDGKQPRMLRLRAMAWKNLGDEKAALEDYQATLRLNPDDVDALTNISLPLARLMRQDEATEAAHKAVALAPDNLEARRRLASQLISNGETEAARAQCLAILDLDPKDSQVLEMLARLNSREQNAELLPVAQKALKAAPPRSLDRANVSFALARISDQSGDKHAFAAHNDEANACMAAQNPYDYEDSERQFSRIMAAFPEVIRPADTAPDGPRPIYVVGMPRSGTTLTETVIGLHPEVFPLGERGVPAFLLHPYLDKDQEFTPSAARNFAAEDISRLPEMPAGTAAYVDKMPDNYRLLGHLLTAYPNARFVHLCRDPRDVALSIWRGYFSGSSLTYAYDLKAMAHRFNLYGRLMRHWRQVMPGRIHDLRYESLVSDIESESRKLAEFCGLDWVADMAHPERHKGQVLTLSNTQVRQAAHSRSVGKWEKYADVLAPFIDGLDPEVWSEIKG
- a CDS encoding SOS response-associated peptidase, giving the protein MCGRFAITLPTDAMAQLFAAQPANNLPRVPDFNVCPTSLVHAVQAGEAGRQLVAMRWGFLPHWYKSETAGPLLINARAETIAEKPAFAAACRERRCLIPATGFYEWTKTAGGARLPWYIHRSDAAPLAFAAIWQSWGAEHPVKTCAIVTTAANEALSSIHHRMPLILEPQDWGGWLGEEGPGAARLMQPGAAGILDFHRVDPAVNSNRAEGPELIEPLEDSGIPRGRLI
- a CDS encoding MarR family winged helix-turn-helix transcriptional regulator gives rise to the protein MDSDPLDIHTLPGHLIRRLHQVSVAQFMDRMAEEGTDLTPVQFSAMAAIHRHPGIDQASVAGLIAYDRATLGKVVDRLVEKGLVARRICKADRRAREVSLTGAGDALLKRLLPVVRAAQPGILTGLTETEQETFVALLQKAAIAANGLSRAPQRDLPPREAAG